The Lewinellaceae bacterium genome includes a region encoding these proteins:
- a CDS encoding IS256 family transposase has product MKKEDLLNDDFLKQFKTGDELESFLSELHKRGIEKMLEGEIDAHLDYAKHQRSDNPNARNGNSKKVIKTSYGESEIEVPRDRDGSFTPQIVPKRSRLAKGIESIVISLYAKGMSNADIEEQIRDLYDFNISTSTISKITDKVTEDIIAWQNRPLESQYLIVWMDGIVFKVRENSRVTNKTVYLAVGLKKDGRKEVLGMWLGKSEAASFWMGVLTDIKARGVEDILITVTDNLNGFTQTIKSVFPETSTQICVVHQIRNASKYVVWKDRKVFAKDMKTIYGAPTKEAAQAALKDFDEKWNHKYPYAIKSWYNNWDELTTFFDFPLEIRTIIYTTNLIENLNGKIRKYTKNKMSFPTDNALKKSVYLAIFEITKKWTMPIRNWPIILNQFIAIFDERVKI; this is encoded by the coding sequence ATGAAAAAAGAAGATCTATTAAACGATGATTTCCTGAAGCAATTTAAGACTGGGGATGAGTTAGAATCTTTCCTCAGTGAGCTTCACAAACGCGGCATTGAAAAAATGCTGGAAGGAGAAATTGATGCCCATCTGGATTATGCCAAACACCAGAGGAGCGACAATCCAAATGCCCGGAACGGCAATTCTAAAAAAGTAATCAAAACCTCCTATGGCGAATCTGAAATCGAGGTGCCCAGAGACCGGGATGGAAGTTTTACACCTCAGATTGTTCCTAAACGATCCAGGCTGGCTAAAGGCATTGAATCGATCGTAATTTCACTTTATGCCAAAGGGATGAGCAATGCCGATATTGAGGAACAAATTCGGGATTTGTATGACTTCAACATCTCTACGTCTACCATCTCCAAAATCACCGATAAGGTGACCGAGGATATCATTGCCTGGCAAAATCGCCCCCTGGAATCTCAGTATCTAATCGTGTGGATGGATGGGATTGTTTTTAAAGTCCGTGAGAACTCCAGAGTGACCAATAAAACAGTCTATTTGGCCGTAGGACTCAAGAAAGACGGGAGGAAAGAGGTTTTGGGCATGTGGTTGGGTAAAAGTGAAGCCGCCAGTTTTTGGATGGGCGTACTGACCGATATCAAAGCTCGGGGCGTAGAAGATATCTTAATTACCGTGACGGATAATCTCAACGGTTTTACCCAGACTATTAAAAGTGTTTTTCCTGAAACGAGCACTCAAATTTGTGTCGTGCACCAAATCAGGAATGCTTCCAAATACGTTGTCTGGAAAGATCGTAAGGTTTTTGCCAAAGACATGAAAACCATTTATGGAGCACCGACCAAAGAAGCCGCCCAGGCAGCTCTAAAGGACTTTGATGAAAAATGGAATCACAAGTATCCTTACGCTATTAAATCATGGTATAATAACTGGGATGAGCTGACCACTTTTTTTGACTTCCCTCTTGAAATTAGAACGATCATTTATACCACAAATTTGATTGAAAATCTCAACGGAAAAATCAGAAAATACACCAAAAACAAAATGTCTTTTCCAACGGATAATGCATTGAAAAAGTCGGTTTATCTGGCGATTTTTGAAATAACGAAAAAATGGACCATGCCGATTCGCAACTGGCCCATTATTCTTAACCAATTTATTGCTATTTTTGACGAAAGAGTCAAAATCTAA
- a CDS encoding polysaccharide deacetylase family protein translates to MKLLTVIIFLLINIVSYGQQQKQVCFSFDDLPVVNYGIKDSTYQKDLFNKIVLSLQTNNVPAIGFVNEKKLYDDKGIIQYQVDLLRKWSTSELELGNHTFSHPDYNKVSFQYYTDDILKGEIIVKGILNEQDKQIKYFRHPFLHVGNTKARADSLNAFLIKHNYLVAPVTIDNADYLFALAYKRTKEKNDTALMNTIGHDYIDYMEKKLKYFEMQSNNMFGRDISQILLLHASMLNSDYLDSLIALYKANNYVFVSMDEALKDTAYKTEITVYGNWGISWIDKWALSAGKKGEFFEEDPETPDYIKKLAE, encoded by the coding sequence ATGAAACTATTAACTGTAATTATATTTTTGCTCATCAATATTGTATCCTATGGACAACAACAAAAGCAAGTGTGTTTTTCATTTGATGACTTACCTGTTGTGAATTATGGGATAAAAGATTCAACGTATCAAAAAGATTTGTTTAATAAAATTGTCTTGTCTTTACAAACAAACAACGTTCCTGCTATTGGATTTGTAAACGAGAAAAAACTTTATGACGATAAGGGTATCATTCAATATCAGGTCGACCTTTTGCGAAAATGGAGTACAAGCGAACTCGAATTAGGAAATCATACATTTTCTCATCCTGATTACAATAAAGTGTCCTTTCAGTATTATACAGACGATATTTTAAAAGGCGAAATCATAGTAAAAGGCATCCTTAATGAACAAGACAAACAAATTAAATATTTCAGACATCCATTTCTCCATGTTGGCAATACTAAAGCAAGAGCAGATTCTTTAAATGCTTTTTTGATTAAGCACAACTATTTGGTAGCTCCCGTTACAATCGATAATGCAGATTATTTATTCGCTTTAGCCTACAAAAGGACAAAAGAGAAAAATGATACTGCTTTAATGAATACTATTGGCCATGACTATATTGATTATATGGAGAAAAAGCTCAAATATTTTGAAATGCAATCAAATAATATGTTTGGGAGGGATATTAGTCAAATACTTTTGTTACATGCAAGTATGCTTAATTCAGATTATTTAGATTCTCTCATTGCATTGTATAAAGCTAATAATTATGTTTTTGTCAGCATGGACGAAGCCCTGAAAGACACTGCCTACAAAACAGAGATTACCGTTTATGGAAACTGGGGCATTTCCTGGATTGATAAATGGGCTCTTTCGGCAGGAAAAAAGGGTGAATTTTTTGAAGAAGACCCAGAAACTCCTGACTATATAAAAAAATTGGCAGAGTGA
- a CDS encoding C69 family dipeptidase, with protein MCDTFVVLPKSSADQSVIFGKNSDREPNEMQSLEYHAGRQYSKGAVLPCTYLTIPQVEATRSIIIGRPFWMWGAEFGVNDKGVVIGNEAVWTKMKASKNGGLTGMDLLRLGLERGDSALHALEIITELLAPFGQGGICGYHDKSMTYHNSYLIADATEAWVLETSGPLWAAKKVETHYAISNRLSIGSDIDLQHEDLIDYARKKGWLKKGRDFHFADCYSDWLFSTFSGSGSRATQSTCYLDDHYKAMSVEKAMQLLRSHPAQDYEPDKSLLGNSICAHAANPVTRNATQTTGSMIVHLKDGQATHWFTGTSAPCLSIFKPVWFGAQVLPELGPPGPLFSTDNFWWRHEQLHRLTLPDFLRRKALYSEALQDFQSGLIHKTQKPATGNSLFDLTYAAFEEEDKRRISWLEKVGNFPVGKENSWFYRRYWSKQNKNAKIPVR; from the coding sequence ATGTGTGATACCTTTGTAGTCCTTCCAAAATCCTCCGCCGACCAATCGGTGATCTTCGGCAAAAACAGCGACCGGGAGCCCAACGAGATGCAATCGCTGGAATACCATGCCGGGCGGCAATATTCCAAAGGCGCCGTTTTACCCTGTACCTACCTGACCATTCCGCAGGTGGAAGCAACCCGTTCGATCATCATCGGCCGTCCCTTTTGGATGTGGGGAGCCGAGTTTGGCGTGAACGACAAGGGCGTGGTCATTGGCAATGAAGCCGTCTGGACCAAAATGAAGGCCAGCAAAAATGGTGGGCTCACCGGTATGGATCTGCTTCGCCTGGGACTGGAACGAGGGGATTCCGCCCTTCATGCCCTGGAAATCATCACTGAACTGCTGGCACCATTCGGGCAGGGTGGCATTTGCGGCTACCACGACAAATCCATGACCTACCACAACAGTTACCTCATTGCCGATGCAACGGAAGCCTGGGTACTGGAAACTTCCGGGCCCCTCTGGGCCGCAAAAAAAGTGGAAACCCACTACGCCATCAGCAACCGCTTGTCCATTGGGTCGGATATTGACCTGCAGCATGAGGACCTGATCGATTATGCCCGTAAAAAGGGCTGGTTGAAAAAAGGCCGCGACTTCCATTTTGCCGATTGTTACAGTGACTGGCTGTTCAGCACTTTTTCAGGTTCCGGATCCCGGGCCACTCAGTCTACCTGTTATCTGGATGACCATTACAAGGCGATGTCAGTCGAAAAGGCCATGCAGCTTTTACGCAGTCACCCGGCCCAGGATTACGAACCGGACAAGTCCCTGCTGGGCAATTCTATCTGTGCCCATGCCGCCAACCCCGTTACCCGCAATGCCACTCAAACGACGGGTTCCATGATCGTTCATTTGAAGGATGGGCAGGCCACCCATTGGTTTACAGGAACTTCAGCGCCCTGCCTGAGTATTTTTAAGCCGGTATGGTTTGGAGCGCAGGTGTTGCCTGAATTGGGGCCTCCCGGACCGTTATTTTCAACCGATAATTTCTGGTGGAGACACGAACAACTCCACCGGCTCACCCTTCCCGATTTCCTTAGGAGGAAAGCCCTGTATTCGGAAGCGCTCCAGGATTTCCAAAGCGGGCTGATCCACAAAACCCAAAAACCGGCAACAGGAAATTCCTTATTCGATCTGACATATGCGGCATTTGAGGAAGAGGACAAAAGGAGGATTTCCTGGCTGGAGAAAGTCGGGAATTTTCCTGTTGGTAAAGAAAATTCGTGGTTCTACCGCCGCTACTGGTCGAAGCAAAACAAAAATGCCAAAATACCCGTTCGGTGA
- the rimO gene encoding 30S ribosomal protein S12 methylthiotransferase RimO, producing MKTKTLKKDKVNVITLGCSKNLVDSENLITQLQGNDFDVVHDSDEEDPNIIIINTCGFIDLAKEESVNTILQYAKVKNDGGIDKLYVTGCLSQRYKDDLEENIPEVDAFFGTLELPGLLSILNADYKHELIGERAITTPMHYAYLKIAEGCNRTCSFCAIPLMRGGHVSRPIEDLVAEAATLARRGVKELLLIAQELTYYGLDLYKERRLPELLDALADVEGIEWIRLHYAYPSKFPEAIFEVMARRKEVCNYLDIPLQHASNNVLQAMRRQITQEETRQLISLAREKVPGIAIRTTMLVGFPGETEEDFQDLCDFVAEMKFERLGVFQYSHEEDTRAYELEDNIPAEVKAERANRIMEIQQEISFEKNQAKVGQIFRVLVDRKEGGYFVGRTESDSPEVDNEVLVDAQKYYLRIGDFANIKIIDSTDYDLFGELVEEK from the coding sequence ATGAAAACAAAAACATTAAAAAAGGATAAGGTAAACGTGATTACACTGGGATGTTCAAAGAACCTGGTGGATTCCGAAAACCTCATTACCCAGTTGCAGGGCAATGACTTTGATGTGGTGCACGATTCCGATGAAGAGGATCCCAACATCATTATCATCAATACCTGTGGGTTTATCGACCTGGCCAAGGAAGAGTCCGTCAATACCATTTTACAATACGCCAAAGTGAAAAATGACGGCGGCATCGATAAATTATACGTCACCGGTTGTTTATCGCAGCGATACAAAGATGACCTGGAAGAGAACATTCCCGAAGTAGATGCCTTTTTCGGCACCCTGGAACTTCCCGGATTGTTGTCTATCCTGAATGCCGACTATAAACACGAGCTGATCGGGGAAAGGGCCATCACGACGCCCATGCATTATGCCTACCTGAAAATAGCCGAAGGCTGCAACCGTACCTGCTCCTTTTGTGCTATCCCGCTGATGCGTGGAGGACACGTTTCCCGTCCCATCGAAGACCTGGTGGCCGAGGCAGCTACATTGGCCCGTCGCGGGGTGAAGGAGTTGCTGCTCATCGCCCAGGAGCTGACTTATTACGGACTGGACCTTTATAAAGAACGCAGACTCCCCGAATTGTTGGACGCCTTGGCCGACGTGGAAGGAATTGAATGGATCAGGCTGCATTATGCTTATCCTTCCAAATTTCCGGAAGCAATATTCGAGGTCATGGCGAGAAGAAAGGAAGTTTGCAATTATCTGGACATCCCGCTCCAGCACGCGAGCAATAATGTCTTGCAGGCCATGCGCCGCCAGATCACCCAGGAAGAAACCAGGCAACTCATCTCATTGGCCAGGGAAAAAGTGCCTGGCATAGCCATCAGAACGACCATGCTCGTTGGTTTTCCCGGAGAAACGGAAGAAGATTTTCAGGACCTTTGTGACTTTGTAGCGGAAATGAAATTCGAAAGGCTGGGCGTTTTCCAGTATTCCCATGAAGAAGATACCCGGGCTTATGAACTGGAGGACAACATTCCTGCGGAAGTGAAGGCCGAACGCGCCAACCGTATCATGGAGATCCAGCAGGAAATATCTTTTGAAAAAAACCAGGCTAAAGTCGGACAAATATTCCGGGTATTGGTGGACAGAAAAGAAGGCGGTTACTTTGTAGGCAGAACAGAAAGCGATTCGCCTGAAGTGGATAATGAGGTTTTAGTAGATGCCCAAAAATATTACCTGAGGATCGGGGATTTTGCGAATATAAAAATCATCGACTCTACCGATTACGATCTTTTCGGGGAATTGGTGGAAGAGAAATAG
- a CDS encoding dihydroorotase, translated as MDILIKKAQIVDPHASLNGKQMDILISKGKIAQIGHNLQADKARVILAEGLHVSPGWLDLGVQTGDPGLEHRENLQTVTRAAAAGGFTAIACFPNTFPVTDSKSGIYYLQQNSRDLMVDCLPLGAVSDGCEGKDISELIDMYKAGAYAFTDGNKPIQHAGLMLRALMYVRAFDGLVINHPHDNTLAGNGQMHEGIISTSLGLRGIPSIAEEIMVQRDIELAAYSDSKVHISNISTADSVKKIKKAKADGLKITASVAAINLLLDDSALFEFDSNLKVLPPLRSSADLSALKKGLKEGTIDMITSNHVPLEEEVKKLEFPYAKFGAIGLETAFSVAWSALKGKFTLDELIQKLSIAPRKLLNLPAIKIEVGETANLSLFLPDVEWEVAEKDIFSRSGNTPFVGKKLQGRVLGIINGQKVEIGA; from the coding sequence ATGGATATACTCATCAAAAAAGCACAGATAGTTGATCCCCATGCCTCTTTGAATGGCAAACAGATGGATATTTTAATTTCGAAGGGAAAAATTGCCCAAATAGGCCACAATCTTCAGGCAGATAAGGCAAGAGTGATCCTAGCGGAAGGGCTGCATGTTTCTCCGGGATGGCTTGACCTTGGGGTGCAGACGGGTGATCCGGGACTGGAGCACCGCGAAAACCTTCAAACAGTTACCCGGGCGGCGGCGGCAGGCGGATTTACGGCCATTGCCTGTTTTCCCAATACTTTCCCGGTGACAGACTCCAAATCCGGCATTTATTATCTTCAGCAAAACAGCCGCGACTTAATGGTGGATTGCCTGCCGCTTGGTGCAGTTTCCGATGGATGCGAAGGAAAGGATATCTCCGAGTTGATCGACATGTACAAGGCAGGAGCCTATGCTTTTACAGATGGGAATAAACCGATTCAGCATGCAGGATTGATGCTGCGCGCTCTGATGTATGTAAGAGCCTTTGATGGCCTGGTGATCAATCATCCGCACGATAATACCCTGGCCGGCAATGGACAAATGCACGAAGGCATCATCAGCACCTCACTGGGATTGAGAGGTATTCCTTCCATTGCAGAAGAAATCATGGTGCAGCGCGATATTGAACTGGCCGCCTATTCCGATTCCAAGGTGCATATTTCCAATATTTCTACGGCAGATTCCGTCAAAAAGATCAAAAAAGCGAAAGCTGACGGGTTGAAAATCACTGCTTCAGTTGCGGCCATCAATTTATTGCTCGATGACTCAGCCCTTTTTGAATTTGATTCCAATTTAAAAGTCCTGCCGCCTTTGAGAAGTTCGGCCGACCTATCCGCTTTAAAGAAAGGATTGAAAGAGGGCACCATCGATATGATCACTTCCAACCATGTTCCTTTGGAAGAAGAAGTGAAAAAACTGGAATTTCCTTACGCTAAATTTGGGGCTATTGGGTTGGAAACAGCCTTTTCAGTGGCCTGGTCGGCCTTAAAGGGAAAATTTACCTTGGATGAATTGATCCAAAAGCTCAGCATTGCTCCCCGTAAATTATTAAACCTGCCGGCCATCAAAATCGAGGTGGGCGAAACAGCCAATTTGAGTTTATTTCTGCCCGATGTAGAGTGGGAAGTAGCAGAAAAGGATATTTTTTCCCGTTCCGGAAATACTCCGTTTGTCGGAAAAAAACTCCAGGGCCGGGTGCTGGGGATTATCAATGGCCAAAAAGTGGAAATAGGAGCATAA